The window TAActaaacattttgcaacggaaaccGTTTACGCCAAATGGAAACTAGAGTTGCTGTTGGATGAATTCATGTAAGTCCCTGGAGTATAAGGTTAACAGTCCTGTTGCAGAGGGTTTTGCAATAGACATCACGTCTCGCAACGGAATCCGATTGAATGAATACACGTCAGGTCCCTCATCCACCATAGTGGAACAGACCATCTGAATGGATTTTCAAAGCAGCCCAGAAGTTAGGCTTGGTGTGATGGGGTCCCAGTAATCCTTGGAATAGTTACATTTCTACTTCCATAAGTGTTTCAAATAGTTAGATATTGAACAAGTCACATTGAATTAACCAAATAAGCATATGAAGTGTTGCTTGTGTGTTATGGGTAATTTATTTTTCTGTACTCCTCCTACAAAGGCACACCTGTATTGGTCTGCTTACAGGTGTGTAAGAACAGGAGGAACATTCAAATGAGGGCTGATTATGTTACTGGCTGCACCTGCAGTTGGTCATTCAGCAATCAGACACTTTGAGGAAACAACCTAGCCTTttgttctcttgttttgtacctttatttaactagacaagtcagttaagaacaaattcttattttacaatgacggcctaccccccccggccaaaccctaacccggacgatgctgggccaaatgTGGGCAACTCTATGGGacgcccaatcacggccggttgtgattcagcctggaatcgaaccagggtctgtagtgatgcctctagcactgagatgcagtaccatatagcgctgcgccactcgggggcCCCAAACAACTACAGAATTAGACAGAAGTGGATCACTGTTGCAATGTTCGTGTtgctttccacacacacacacacacgggatcATGTTTCAttcaattatatatatacacacctgtggTCATACTTTACTGAAAGGTATTTGTCCGTCCTCAGGAAGTCTGAAGTGGAGTACTATGCCATGTTGGCCAAGACTGGCGTCCATCActacagtgggaacaacatcgaGCTGGGCACGGCCTGCGGAAAGTACTTCCGGGTGTGCACACTGGCTATCATCGACCCCGGTGAGTGTCCAATCAGATTGCATGTCCTGTTTACCACGCCCATTCTGTGGATAATCATTTAGTAGTGAGCAGTTTGATGCCGATTTTACTTTCGTCATCGTTTTCAAAGATGACATGAACGTCAGGAGAATGGTAAACACAACTTTATCAAACTGCTCTAATTTCACATGACATGAATGTTTGATTTAATCGTTTTTCACgaatgtgtaaatgtttttgtCTTACACTGTTGCTCACCAGTTGGCTATATGGTGGTCTGACCAGCACTAGTGATTCACGTGCTAAACACCCAATGGTGCATCTGAAGACTGGGCGCTCTGCTCTAGTCAGTTACTTCCTGCTTCATTGGTGACACTGCCTTAGTTCTCTTCAAGTTAAAGATGCAGAAattgctccaccatttcctggttgctaaaattctattagtttgcctaatttcattttgtgacaaaacaagtgtagagaatcattgtcaCTTAAACCGATGTGAAATGTTTTCCATAAccacaaatattgtattttctgcTGTTTGAACCTGGTGTACAACACTACAGGGAAAATCCACCATTCCTGTAATTGTGTTAAATAACTTTCATTTTGGCTTTTTATAATAAGGATGGTAGCAACATGGAAAATCAAGTCGTCAACAAAATCCACAATGCTCTCTATGGGCTGGCTAGTTACACCACAGAAGTATGTGGATCTGGCTATCAAGGGGTCTTACATCAGAATCAAACTGCAAAAtggtccttggtatgaccttaaaacaattccatatagctcaGACATGGTTTAGACTCTGCCAAACTAAAGCTTCGTTAGGTTAAGCAGTTGtggaaaagtacagataccttagtagaaaatgactcaagtcacccagtaaaagtaTTGGATTGTAAATAATtccaaattgcttatattaagcaaagcagacggccaCATTTtctatttacggatagccaggggcacgctcctgtttagtgagtctgccggAGGGACATTCCCTTTAAGTGTGTGAATCAGACTGTTTTCCTGTCGTAAAATACAATTCTTTATCAATATGTTTGCCTTTTACTTCACACCACTGGTTTTACCTATATCACCTGTTGTTGATTGGATCTTGTATGGTAATGTAATATTTGTCTATTAACAGGTGATTCTGACATCATCAGGAGTATGCCAGACCAGCCGCAGGGGGAGAAGTAGACATTTCACTCTTAATGTTACAAATAAACTTGGTTGAATGGTGTTTCTTTGGTCTGTCTTTCTGTGCACAAACATTTAGCTACTTGTCCTGTTAATGACACGGCTTACAGGATAGAATACGGCTACATTCTATAATGACACGCCTACTGCCACAGGATAGAATACAGCTACATTCTATAATGGCACGGCCTGCAGGATAAAATACAGCTACATTCTATAATGACACGCCTACTGCATTCTATAATGACACGGCCTACAGGATAAAATACAGCTACATTGTATAATGACACGCCTACTGCCACAGGATAGAATACAGCTACATTCTATAATGAcattcccacagttgtcaagttggctggatgtcctttgggtggttgaccattcttaatacacacgggaaactgttgaatgtgaaaaacccagcagcactaCTACCATAACCCCTTCAAAGACAattcaatattttgttttgcccattcaccctctgaatgacacacagacacaatccatgtctcaaggcttcataatcctttaacctgttttgtggaggctatatgcagggggtaccggtaaagagtcaatgtgcgggggcgccggttagtcgaggtaatatatacagttgaagtcggaagtttacatacaccttagccaaatacatttaaactcagtttttcacaattcctaacatttaatcctagtaaaaattccccgtcttaggtcagttaggatcaccactttattttaataatgtgaaatgtcagaataatagagtgatttatttcagcttttatttcttttcacattcccagtgggtcagacgtttacatactcaattagtatttggtagcattgcctttaaattgtttaacttgggtcaaacgttttgggtagccttccacaagcttcccacaataagttgggtgaattctggcccattcctcctgacagagctggtgtaactgagtcaggtttgtaggcctccttacttgcacacgctttttcagttctgcccacaaattttctatgggattgagttcagggttttgtgatggtcactccaataccttgactttgttgtccttatgccattttgccacaactttggaagtatgcttggggtcattgtccatttggaagacccatttgccaccaagctttaacttcctgactgatgtcttgagatgttgcttcaatatatctacatcattttcctgcctcatgatgccatctattttgtgaagtgcaccagtccctcctgcagcaaagcacccccacaacatgatgctgccacccccgtgcttcacggttgggatggtgttctttggcttgcaagcattcccctttctcctccaaacaacaatggtcattatggccaaacagttctatttttgtttcatcagaccagaggacatttctccaaaaagtacgatctctgttcccatgtgcagttgcaaaccgttgtctggctttttatggcggttttggagcagtggcttcttccttgctgagcggcctttcaggttatgttgatataggactcgttttactgtggatatagatacttttgtaccggtttcctccagcatcttcacaagggcctttgctgctgttcagggattgatttgcacttttcgcaccaaagtacgttcatctctaggagacagaacgcgtctccttcctgagcggtatgacggctgcgtggtcccatggtgtttatacttgcgtactattgtttgtacagatgaacgtggtaccttcaggcgtttggaaattgctcccaaggatgaaccagacttgtggaggtctacaattttttcccctgaggtcttgactgatttcttttgattttcccatgatgtcaagcaaagatacgccttgaaacacatccgcaggtacacctccaattgactcaaatgatgtcaattagcctatcagaagctgatttagagaatttggcagtacgtccaaccggcctcacaaccacatgtaaccacgccagcccaggacctccacatccggcttcttcacctgcggaatattctgagaccagccacccggacagctgatgaatatttctgtctgtaataaagccctttggtGGGGGGAAAACTCGTTGTGATTGGCATCCATGTctacgcccctgcccagtcatgtgaaatccatagatcagggcctaatgaatttattttaattaaatatTTTCCTTCTATGAACAATAACTCTGTAAAATTTTTGTTCAGTACTAGATCaaagctggctactcactagagTCCCATGGAGAtgagctggctactcactagatTCCCATGGAtgagctggctactcactagatTCCCATGGAtgagctggctactcactagatTCCCATGGAtgagctggctactcactagatTCCCATGGAtgagctggctactcactagatTCCCATGGAtgagctggctactcactagatTCCCATGGAGAtgagctggctactcactagatTCCCATGGAtgagctggctactcactagatTCCCATGGAtgagctggctactcactagatTCCCATGGAGAtgagctggctactcactagatTCCCATAGAGATGAGCTGGCTCCTCACTAGATTCCCATGGAGAtgagctggctactcactagatTCCCATGGAGAtgagctggctactcactagatTCCCATGGAGAtgagctggctactcactagatTCCCATAGAGAtgagctggctactcactagatTCCCATAGAGAtgagctggctactcactagcacgtgggcttgaGAGATTGAGACCTTTGttaattttctataatgcctgctacaacAAGTTAGTCATTGTGCATGTCTCtggttaaatttgtaacaaaaGCGTATTTTCAGACAGACTTGAAAGCGACAGTGATTGcaaaaaaagctgattaaactattttgatagaataatgtagttattaatgggtcttatggttgtggaaggttTATATCTAGCCTAGGTATAACTTAACATGCCCTGAATTCATTACATTATAGCTGACTGGTTTAAATGCAGTGTGTTAAATTGTACAACAAAGAAAATATTTAATTTTTATATATTGTGAATTGGCCATATGTTTGAAAAAAAGAGTGGCGATATGATTTTTAGGCCAAATCGCCCCAGCCCTATTATGTATACATTAATTGCTGTGAATGTGTTGAATTGCTGTCTAATAAGAGACTGGTCGTAGTTGCAGTGAAGCATTAGGAGttatattgttttatttcaaCAAACCTTGAAAAATCATTGCATTTCTTCATAAACAAAATCATTCTTCTAAAGGAGAAGGTATAAATACATGATTGAATCATCTTTTAAAAGGTTAATGATCAACAGAGAGAGTCAGGTGAGTGCAGCGTCACCAGACTGATCTAGTCTACAGAGAACTATGGGCTGTAAAACACTGAGCCAAGAGCCTCCATTTGGCAACGCTCTTCTTTACACACTCAAAAGCTACCAATAATACAGTCCATTTGATTTCAGCTAAAGCGTAGGCAGGCTGTCAGCCCTCAATCTTCAAGCCCAGTCCTTCCGCTCAttcaaggctatatacagtgagtgatAAAGTACCAATCAGAAGTAGTAAGCTGCCCATTCTTTAAATCATACTGTATGAGTACGGTCGTCAGTCAAGAGACTAAATGCATTTTTTTAGAACCAAACTTGCAATAGGATGGATGCGATAACCCCCCCAGCCCTTGATCTAAAAACTATCACAAAAGAGATGTAAATAAATGCACATACTAATATACTACAGGTTAAGGCAATACAATTCAGTTCCTGATACCTTTAAAATGACTGACATGGAATTAAAGCTGCTTCACACGACGTCTCATCTTCAGTACCTCCTCTCCCCCATCAGCACATTGACTTCCATCTAAAGTCACAACCAGGAATTACACCTTCACATTCTGCTAAACGGTCTTTTTAAAAAAGAATCATGAAAACATCAAAGATAAAGTATAGGATCCAGCCTGACAGTGCAatcaatcaatcccagaaaaatgacACATTAGGAAAAGCCCTTGTATTCTGTACATATGGCATGGCCTTTTCCCACCAGATAGGTTGGAAGAAAAGAGGTTAAGATAAGAACCCTCTCATACACAGCAGAGCACAATACTACTGGTGTCTAAGTACTTCCTGTCTCATACTAGTGTCTGGAAGTGCTTCCTGTCATACTGTCTCTACTGGTGTCTAAGTACTTAATGTCTTATACTGGTGTCTGGAAGTACTTCATGTCTCATACTGGTGTCTGGAAGTGCTTCCTGTCGTACTTTCTCTACTGGTGTCTATAAGTACTTCATGTCATGGTGTCTATAAGTACTTCATGTCATACTGTCTCTACTGGTGTCTATAAGTACTTCATGTCATACTGTCTCTACTGGTGTCTATAAGTACTTCATGTCATACTGTCTCTACTGGTGTTTAAGTACTTCATATCTTCACCCCTCTTTATACTTCAATTGGTCCATATTTaagctaggactctggtacacagGTGGGGCGACACTGTAccagctagctaggactctggtacacagGTGGGGCGAcactgtactagctagctaggactctggtacacagGTGGGGCGAcactgtactagctagctaggactctggtacacagGTGGGGCGACACTGTAccagctagctaggactctggtacacagGCAGGTGGGGTGAcactgtactagctagctagctaggactctggtacacagGTGGGGCGACACTGTAccagctagctaggactctggtacacagGTGGGAGGGGCGACACTGTAccagctagctaggactctggtacacagGCAGATGGGGCGAcactgtactagctagctagctaggactctggtacacagGCAGGTGGGGCGAcactgtactagctagctaggactctggtacacagGCAGGTGGGGCGAcactgtactagctagctaggactctggtacacagGTGGGCGACACTGTACCAGCTAGCTTGGACTCCGGTACATAGGCGGGAGGGGCGAcactgtactagctagctagctaggactctggtacacagGTGGGTGGGGCGACACtgtaccagctagctagctaggactctggtacacagGTGGGTGGGGCGACACTGTACCAGCTAGCTAGGACTCCGGTACACAGGTGGGAGGGGCGAcactgtactagctagctaggactctggtacacagGTGGGTGAcactgtactagctagctaggactctggtacacagGCGGGAGGGGCGAcactgtactagctagctaggccTCTGGTACACAGGTGGGGCGAcactgtactagctagctagctaggactctggtacacagGCGGGAGGGGCAAgactgtactagctagctagctaggactccggTACACAGGCGGGAGGGGCGAcactgtactagctagctagctaggactccggTACACAGGTGGGGTGAcactgtactagctagctagctaggactccggTACACAGGTGGGGTGAcactgtactagctagctagctaggactccggTACACAGGTGGGGTGAcactgtactagctag is drawn from Salmo trutta unplaced genomic scaffold, fSalTru1.1, whole genome shotgun sequence and contains these coding sequences:
- the LOC115190933 gene encoding 60S ribosomal protein L30; this translates as MVAAKKTKKSLESINSRLQLVMKSGKYVLGYKQSQKMIRQGKAKLVILANNTPALRKSEVEYYAMLAKTGVHHYSGNNIELGTACGKYFRVCTLAIIDPGDSDIIRSMPDQPQGEK